AGGCCATATTCTTTCATATTTACCTGTACCCACTCTGTATTTTGCAGATCTTTTTTAGGAAATGCCAATAACAACGTATTAGCCGTTGCCATTCCATAGGTGCGATCAAACATATAGTTAGCTAGTGCAACTGTATCCTTATTGGCACTTACCAGTTCTGTATATTCACCCATACGAAAAGCCAATACCTGTAACAAGTCACTGTAACTACCCATATCTCCCACCTGATGTAACACCTCTTTGTTATCATGCGATAGGTTTACAGTGAAATAGTAGTAGTCTGCGTATTTTTTTGTCAACTGAGCCAGTAGGCTATCAGAAGGAGTATGTCCGGCAAGTTCCTGGGCAACAAGTAATTCCTGAGGATGGTAATTCACCTGTACGTTTATGTTCTGTACCAGTTTTGATTGTATCAAACCATTTTCTGGTGTTGTGATATATCCTTGTAATTCTTCTCTTGAATGAACCTTATTCTGACATGCCACTGTAAGCACTCCCAGAAACAGGTTTAGTATCCACACCAATCTCTTCGTATTGATTTTCATAGTCATTACCACTTTTATTTTTTTAGTCTGCTTTATCACAAATACATAACTAACTCAAAAAGAGAAGTATATCAATTATCTCCATCTATGAATTTGAGATAGAATATTACATGTAACATTCTATACAAAGTTACCTCTATAATAAAGGATAATACAAAAAAAATAAAGCCTATTTTACAACTTATGGTTGTATTTTGAAACTCAAAGTTGTTTCTATATTAATTAGACAGAGGTATAAACTATCAGCAAAAAAATGGACAAAGAGAATACACTCCCTGTCCATTTTAAACTAAAAAAAGTTCTATATTGATTTTGCCTGTTACTTATGTGAATACTCCTGGTTAATAATGGCCAATACATCTTCTGTAATATCCAGTTTCTTTTGAGCATAGGCAATATTACCTGTCTGATTCGCTGCCAGAATAATCTGGTATCCATGTTCCTTTCCATAACGGTCCAGAAAGGCATTTACCTGGTCTACTACCTGTTTGGTAAGTTTTACATCTTCCTGGCGTGCTTTCTCAGCTATAGCCTGCTGGTATTGCGCTAACTGGCGCTGCTTGGATTCAATAACCTGACGCGATAAATCACGTTCTTTGGCAGACATGGAAGGAATTTGTTTTTCATGTTCTTTGATAGCTGTCTGCACTTCCTGCATCAGTGTATCTACATTGGCTTGCCAGCCTTTGGCTTTCTGCTCATATTCGGTTCGGGCATTTACCATAGCCTGATAGCCATTTAATAATTTTGCAGAATCTACATACACAACTTCTGTATTTGCTCTCTTAAAATAGAGAATATATAGTACGGCAATAGAAACAGTAACAAGAATGTAAAAACCAATCTGAAAATAGCGGTTCATAAAATAATTAAATGCTGGATTAAAATGATTAAATGGGTTAATGTGATAAAAGTTGTATGCAAGCAGATACTCAGATCAAATTAATTCCAAGGAAAATCCCGGTTATACTTACTTTCTTTCCATTTTTGGAAACAAAGAACCAGAATTATAGATGTTCATTTGCCTCTGAGTCGCTTATAAACTTTTCAATTCTGAATACATTTTGTATACAATATGTAACCATACTACAATAGTTTACTTACAAATAGGATATTTAGTAGGATTCTGTACGCTATAGATAGAAAGAAAATAGCCTAAAACATAGTAAGATTACATGTTTTAGGCTATCTGGTAGCAGGTATATCACATACTTATTGAGGATGACTTAGTAGTATCCTATACTACATACAAAACATTTGATACCATACAATTAATTCATGTTCTTCTGACAAAATTAGTACCTATAGTATAGATAGTAACTTTATTGCGTGTATTACCTGTATATGCATTCTTTGAGAAGAAGATTACATTTACAATCCAAATTTTGATTTCATTTCATCAAAATTAAGTAATAATTGCAATTCAGGATAAAAATCAACAAATTCTAAAAATAGATGTTGCTTGAATGTTTTTACTTTCTTAAACAAGCTATCAAAATCTATATCTAACTGAAAAGTGTCATTAATATTGTAAGTAGTAATCGTGCATATCTTTCCTTTCTTTATAATAGATAGTCTATAGTATTCATACATACTAGTAATCCACAGTTCATCATTTGTTTTTAGCGCCAATCTCAAGTTCTCTTCAAAATTTATGGC
The DNA window shown above is from Xanthocytophaga agilis and carries:
- a CDS encoding OmpH family outer membrane protein produces the protein MNRYFQIGFYILVTVSIAVLYILYFKRANTEVVYVDSAKLLNGYQAMVNARTEYEQKAKGWQANVDTLMQEVQTAIKEHEKQIPSMSAKERDLSRQVIESKQRQLAQYQQAIAEKARQEDVKLTKQVVDQVNAFLDRYGKEHGYQIILAANQTGNIAYAQKKLDITEDVLAIINQEYSHK